TTACGCATGATTTGGCTGGCAGCCAAGGCGGCGACGATGGCGACGGCGACGATGCTGTGGCCGGGCTTTGGGCCCAGGAAAACTAGATTTTGCCTATTCTGCAAACTGGCTTTTGGCATTGGCGTTTGCTGGCAGTAACGCATaatttctgctgctgccacagcCTTCCCAGTCGTCGAATGTCGATGCAGTTGTCGCTGCTGTTGCCACTGCTGTTGCCACTGTGCCTTTTGCCTCCACTGTGGCTGCCacattcagctgctgctgattCAGCCTCAGATCAGccttcagctgctgctgcacgcCTGTTACTCTGCAGTGAAGGGGCGTGTGCGTAAAACGCACCAAATGCTCAACGCACGCACCTCCCATACGCACGGCACCGTTGCTTTTTCCTGATTTTTCCCGGTTTTCCAGGCTTTGTTTTTATCTGTGTGTTCCCTtcaatctctctctctctctcactctctaaCTCACCCGCTCTCTTTGGTGCATTTTCAGGTTCACTTTCGCGCTCGCAGTTTCCGGTTTTCACCATCTACGCACAGAAATCGTGTTTGGGCGTCCGTCCTTGCTCCAAGGCCTGGTGCATCGATCGCGTTCAAGGTTACCGCCTACCCGAACATGTCAAGTCTAGTCAGACGGTTCTCTCGCGGCGCGACTGCCTGGAGCTCTGCCTCGGGGAAACCGAATTCACATGCCGGTGAGTGTCACAAAAGGGTCCCAAAATAAGTTCTCCTAAATTAGATTCAGGGATAGAAAAGCCTTGCCAAACTGTGATAAAAGTACTACTTGAAAACCCTGAAAAACAGTTCCTATACGTAGTTCTGGAATATAACTTAGAGTACACTTGTTAAAAGAGCCTAGAATGGCTAAATAGCAAGTTTTTAGTGAACAGATTGAACAGATTACTAGAAAAGTGGGTATACATAGCCATGTAGGAAAACAATCCCAAAGAACTGATATTAAAATCTACGCATACTACTGATCTTGCTCTCTCTACCATACTGAATCTGAAATGAATcctttttaatatattttattatttttgagcGGCTTAACTTATTGCTTCATGCTCTATGTACATAAACACTTGAACATCCTATCCTAATGCTCTATTATATGTAACTTCTCTTGCTTCTCTTCCACCTTCCGATCTTCGCCACTTCGCTTTCCGAACTCTTCACCTCTTCCGATCTCTACCGCTCATAATTTTAACCACGAATCAGCTCGGCCAACTACTACCGCCACTCGGGTCTGTGCGAACTGTCCGATATGGATCGTATTACCCTCTCGGCCGGCGGCAGCGTAGAGCCCTACGATGGGGCCGACTATCTGGAGAATAACTGCGCGGAAGAGCCCAGCAAACTTTGCGAATTCAAGCGCATCTCTGGCAAGATTCTGAAGACTGTCGACTCTGTCTATCAGGACATCAATACCATTGACGAGTGCCGTGATCTCTGCCTCAACTCCCCCTACAGGTAAGCATTTCCCTTTCACTGTAGTAAGAGATCCCTTCTCACTGCCTTGATCGTTTGACAGATGCCACTCTTATGATTATAACGATACTGGAGACATGGTCTGTCGCCTGTCGCATCACAGTCGCGCCACCCTAACCGACGTGATGGATCCCTATCTGGATGTGCCCGAGGCAGCCACCTACGAGCTCTCGGCCTGCTACAACGTGTCCATTGAGTGCCGTTCCGGGGAGATGATCACCAAGATTCGCACCTCCAAGCTCTTCGACGGCAAGGTCTATGCCAAGGGAGCCCCCAAATCCTGCGCTGTGAATGTGAACAGTTCGCTGGAGTTTGATTTCCGCATGGGCTACAACGACCTCGAGTGCAATGTCCGCCAGAGTGCCTATGGGCGGTATATGAACGACATTGTCATCCAGCATCACGACATGATCGTCACATCTTCGGATCTGGGACTGGCAGTGTCCTGCCAGTACGACTTGACCAACAAGACGGTGCTGAACGATGTGGATCTGGGTGTGACAGGTGAAATTGAATCGTCGCTGAGCGAAGAGATCACCATTGACTCGCCGAATGTGATCATGAAGATCACCTCACGGGACGGCAGCGACATGAAGCGCATCGCCGAGGTGGGCGATCCCCTGGCCCTTCGCTTCGAGATCGTCGAACAGAACAGCCCGTACGAGATCTTCGTTAGGGAACTGGTGGCCATGGATGGTTCGGACAGTGCCGAGATAACGCTGATCGATGCTAATGGCTGCCCCACCGATCAATACATCATGGGCACCATCCAGAAGCTGACGCACAACCGCAAGGTGCTCCTCTCCCAGTTCGATGCCTTCAAGTTCCCCTCCAGCGAGGTGGTGCAGTTCCGCGCTCTGGTTACGCCCTGCATACCGCGCTGTGAGCCCGTCATTTGCGATACCGAGGATGGCGCCAGCGGTGAGCTGAAGTCTTTGGTCTCCTATGGCCGCAAGAAGCGCTCAGTGCTCAATGGCACCGATGGTGGTAAGTGTACTGCCGGTGAGAGCTGCGAGTATCTTTCCCTACTAACTGCCTGAATTGATTCACAGCCGAGTTCATGGTCAGCACACGCCACCGCCGGGATGTGGGCCCAGTTGATGATAACATACTGCTCGTGCAGTCCATACAAATCACAGACAAGTTCGGCTTCCAGCCAGaggacggcagcagcagcagcaccaccaccaccaccaatggcaatggcaatgacAGCGGATCTGGTCCCCACGAGAAGGCATATGCGGGCGTTGCCCAGGACAAGCTCACTTGTCTTAATGGCTATGGTAAGTCCTCTCCTACCACATACCACCTATTCTAgtgattccgattccgattctgGCTCTCTGTGAAAATGCCCAATCAAGCGCGAATCAAAAGTTACGCGATTTGCATAGACAAGGAGCTAGCAGGACGttgtcttcgtcttcgtcttcgtcgtcTCCGTCTGCGTCTTCTGCCGTATCCGTTGTAGTCGTCATTGTAGTCGACTGTCGTGCTGGGTAGCTGGGTGAATCAGCACGGGGGGTATATCGGTggggcgacggcgacggcgactgGCAGCATCGTGAGCCAGTGAGCTTGTTCTTAGCCCTGGCCCATTGTTGCCTGCTCGCTAATTTTgataatgaatcaatttttcaTCATTGCCGACTTTGGCCGAATGATTCCTCCTGCATGAGAATTAAATTAGGTTCTGTTCAGGTTCAGATCCCAGCTCTTACTGCCTACTGCATACTGATCCCCCGCATCCACAgcacagcagagcagagcacagcagagcagagcacagCGAAGCGcatccacctccacctccgaCTGCTGTCCAGAACGTGTTCTGTGACTGCATTAAACAAGTTATGATGTTGGCTTGGTGTCTCTGGCTCACGACCAGGTCACTAGTTCAGCTGCAGCTGTGCAGGATTGTGCACGCCTCATTTTCGTGCGGCGCGAAAACTTTTTCTGCACAGTTGGTAGTCGTCTCCTCCATCCGTTAGCCAGCAGCTGAAAATTTCTCAGTTCTCGGTTTCAGTTTTGCAGCATGCAGCATGCAGCTTGCAGCTTGCTCCACTCTGTTTTCAGTTTTCAGAGCTTCCagctgctgccgttgctgttgctgcaggcTGCAGCTTCCATCCACCCAGCCACCCATCTCCCATGTGTCATTCCTTTGTGGAGCAATTGCCATGCCGCATTAAAGCGAATGCAGCGTTGAAGCGTTAAATTGACAGCTCGTTAGACAGCAGCAGGTCCAGCCTAAGCTTCAGATCGACTGGGACTACGACTGAGACTGCGATTGGGACTCCGTGCATTGGACCACCGTTCCGTAATCAGCAACATAAATTTTTGTTGTAATTACGCGCTGCATTTCAAGGCAGATCAGAGTCGGCCCAGGCCGAGGCTCATTGTCCGCAATTAGAGCAACGGTTTTCTTCTGCTGTTTAAGCTCATTTGCCACACACATTGTtgggacgggacgggacgtTGGTAGGATGGGATCTCGAGATGGTAGATGATGGTAGATGGCCATGGCCCCGGACAGGTGATCTTTAATGCGTGCAGACAGTGAGACTAGACtagactcgactcgactcgctGAGTCTTCGACTGGGAGTTTTGTGGCATGCAGAGCAGCAATTTAACGCCATCTGGCCTATAATTTGTCAAAGCTTATGAGCATTTCTCATTCTTTGGCCAGCTATATTTATACATACAATATAAACGAATCTCTTCGGCCAATTA
This region of Drosophila miranda strain MSH22 chromosome 2, D.miranda_PacBio2.1, whole genome shotgun sequence genomic DNA includes:
- the LOC108157435 gene encoding uncharacterized protein LOC108157435; this translates as MFLRRCTFLLLLCLIASDAASAARKTKRPVKPVKQTVPRTNVTPSPAAISASASASSVATSSSSSSGSSSTTESNSEVAAEAATIEAGSSGELPKPLVTPNEAQPEAKTDKSPAQLQEEECDPDMIGFEIITGYVLSAPSKMLDTLPGTLMLTDCLEACQSNESCSAVNYETGLCVLFKTTADKLPGSLSRSQFPVFTIYAQKSCLGVRPCSKAWCIDRVQGYRLPEHVKSSQTVLSRRDCLELCLGETEFTCRSANYYRHSGLCELSDMDRITLSAGGSVEPYDGADYLENNCAEEPSKLCEFKRISGKILKTVDSVYQDINTIDECRDLCLNSPYRCHSYDYNDTGDMVCRLSHHSRATLTDVMDPYLDVPEAATYELSACYNVSIECRSGEMITKIRTSKLFDGKVYAKGAPKSCAVNVNSSLEFDFRMGYNDLECNVRQSAYGRYMNDIVIQHHDMIVTSSDLGLAVSCQYDLTNKTVLNDVDLGVTGEIESSLSEEITIDSPNVIMKITSRDGSDMKRIAEVGDPLALRFEIVEQNSPYEIFVRELVAMDGSDSAEITLIDANGCPTDQYIMGTIQKLTHNRKVLLSQFDAFKFPSSEVVQFRALVTPCIPRCEPVICDTEDGASGELKSLVSYGRKKRSVLNGTDGAEFMVSTRHRRDVGPVDDNILLVQSIQITDKFGFQPEDGSSSSTTTTTNGNGNDSGSGPHEKAYAGVAQDKLTCLNGYGLIMAGALFLLAQLSIFGIWKTVQRRTHKERYLYQHEPTPTITYGAPTILYGPPPPSSASSAASHMGHSAKDTLSKLYDSGINGRYGQQY